A region of the Helicobacter sp. MIT 05-5293 genome:
TCACGATAAGTCAATCCTAGCTCTTTGCAAGTCTTTTTAATGAGATTCTCACTATCTTTCATTATCATATCCTTTTGTGTCATTATATCGCAAAAGCCCTAACTTTTAATTTTATCCTTTAGATTCTTTACTTCTTTTTCAAGCCGATTAAACCTTTGCACTCAATGCACAATGGGAAAGCAAAAGATGAAAAAAGGGGCTTAAAAAACCCCTTAAGCTAATAATTGCAGTTATCAAGCAGATTAAAGCAGTGATTAACTCGAGCACATCACTAGCGTTCATCTTTTGCTCCTTTAATCCTCCTTAGATTCTAACTTTTCAATGCGCTTACGCAAGGCATCGACATAAAACACAAGCCCGACTATCACCAGCACTTCGGCGATTTCCGCTACATATCCGATAATTTCACTCATTTTTACTCCTTTTATGGTAGAATAGCAACAGATGAAAACGATAGCGGGGCTTATCGCCCCTTACTCTAAGGTATCCAAGTGTGGATTATCTTAGAGATGATGTAGATTAAAAATGCGAGTTTAATCATAATATCTAAAGTTTTCATCTTGCTTTGCTCCTTTCTTTTGGATTTAAATTAACTATTTTAGTTAATTTATGATATAATTATATATTATTTTAATCATTTTGTCAAGGCTTTTATAATTATTTTAGTTATATTTTGTTATATTTATAACTATAATAGTTAAAGGAATTTAATGAAAAACACAGAATTTGAGCAAAAACTAGAGTCATTAGGGCTTTCTAAAAAGGAATTTACTGCTATTGTGGGAATGCCTTATCAAACGCTAATGAATTGGAAACAAAAGGGAGAAACACCTATTTGGGTGGATTCGTGGCTTGAGAACTATAAAAAAGCACAAAATCTTGATGCGCTCCTTGCTTTGATTGATAAATGCAAAGAGCATTAATTTACTCTTTGCAAATTCATTAATCCTCCCTAGATTCTAAATCTTGGGCGGTTTCTTGTGTTTTTCGCGTTGGCTTTTTGCGACTTTTAAGAGAGTTTGCTTTTCGCACTTCGTCATTACCGCTTAGGTAACTCCTCGCGCTCAAAGCTTCACAACTCTTAAAATCCCTCAAAAAATCCCTCCGCGTGATTCTTTGGATTTTTCTTTAAACTTTTCAAAAATCTTTACATTCCAAAAAAACGCTTAGCATTCTAAGATTCGCGGTATTGCTTGGGCGGTTTTAAGTATTTTTTAGGGGTGAGCTAGACTAAGGGTCTGCGATATTCCCCTAAAAAATACTTAATCCACGCAATGATTACCCAAAGCTGAATGCTTATTGCTCTATGATGGATTTTAGCTCGGCAATACTCAAACTCGCCAAATCGTTGGTGTTTTTCTCCTCGCTGTGCGTATTTTTACCATAAATCGTCTGCTGCATATCCATAAAAAGCCGCGCGGTCTTTTCCGCACACAAAATCAATGTCGGCTCATTTTTAATATCGCCCTGCTCCCTTTGGTAATTGAGCATTCTTAGCATACTATCCTTAGCGATGATCGCGCTTAAGGCGATGTTTTTTTGGATATAGTTGAGATTCATTGCCTTGAGCAGCACTTCATCGGTGCTTGTCTCTAGGAGGTTATTTTCTACAAGTTTATCAAGGCTTAGCTCCCCCAAATTCGCCCTGATTTCATTTTTTATCTTTGCTTGGGCGATGTCAATCACCTTATTTGCATTATCCTTAAAAACCGCTTGTTGCGTGATATGGATATTTTTTATCGCCCCTCCCCGCTCCCATTTTTCGGTCTTTATCCAGTGCATAAGCGTCCGATAAGAGATATTAAAATGCGCCGCGGTGTCTTTGGGGCTCATATCGTGCGTGAGGTAAAATCCTTTGATTTCATTCTTATTTGCAATCATCGTGCCTTTCTCCCAAAAGCTCTGCCATTTTCTTCATAAAATAAGGGGGGCAAAGGGTAAAATCCCTACTCGTATTAAGCTCATAAAGCTCTACAAACGCTTCTATAAGCTCCCTTTGAGGATAAGGGATACCCTTGAAACTCTTTTGCTGTAAGTAACGATCTAAATCTTTCACGCATAAAGCCTTAAAGTCATATTTCTTAAGGCACGATTCTATAGGGGCTACCCCCTCCCCCTCGTAGATAAAAAGCTCTTGTTTGTTCTCAAGGAGTGCCCTTATCCTTGGCGTAAAGGTAGGCAAATGGGTGCTTATATCAGGCTCTAGCGCAATGATGCTTTCTATCTTGTCATAGCGATTTTTAAAAAATATCTTTGTAGGCTTTGTGCTTAGGACTTCTCGCATTATTTTTTCTCAAAAGGTGTTTTGTAGTTGTCTTTATCTTTTATCTTAGTTTGTGCTTTGCGCCCTTTGTCATTATCATTAAAAATCGCATTCCATATTTTTGCCCCATCAGTGCCGTTTTTGAAGCCATCTGCCATTTGTTGCTTTTTGCTCACCTTTTTACTCCTTTTGCGTAACTTTATATTAATAAATATATTAAAAAGTGTGTTATTTTTAAAGGGTTAAAAATTTCGCGTTGGCTTTTTTGCGACTTTTTAAGAGAGTTTGCTTTTCGCACTTCGTCATTACCGCTTAGGTAACTCCTCGCGCTCAAAGCTTCACAACTCTTAAAATTCATCAAAAAATCCCTCCGCGTGATTCTTTGGATTTTTCTTTAAACTTTTCAAAAATCTTTACATTCCAAAAAAAACGCTTAGCATTCTAAGATTCGCGGTATTGCTAGTGGAGCTTTAGCAAAATTTTAGGGGTGAATAAGGCTAGTGCCTATGAACCCTTAAAATTTTGCTAATCTCTGCTATGGATACCCAAAGCTGAATTGCTCTAAAACCTAAAAAATACTTAATCCACGCAATGATTACCCAAAGCTGAATGCTCTTTTCAGATCCTCCTCTATTCTCTCATCTCTCAACTCAACCCCCACTTCCCCCGTCTCCAAATCCACATACAAAACTCCATACCCTCCCTTTGTATCAAGCACACCGATACTCTGTGCGTATTGTAAAAACATAATATGCTCTCTGTATTGCTCCATTATCTCCTCTGACACAATACCATAAAATACCCCTTTATATTCACTCAAATACCATACTTTGAGCTCCTCATGTATGAGCATTTTTAAAATATCTCTCTCCTCACTCATTTGCTGGATAAACGCCCTCTTATACCCCAAAAACACCTCGCCTTGCGTATCAAAATAATCCCTCTCTTCGCTGTATTCCCCGCTTTCTTGCTCTTGCGCCATCGCCTTAAGGGAGATAAGCATATTTAAAGCTTCCTCTTGGTCCTTATCCTCACTCTGTGCCTCCTGCTCGCTCTCATATTGCGCTACTTCCTCACTCAAACCCCGCGTATCGCTGATGCTCATATCTTGTCTGCTTTCATAGCTCCTATCAAACCTATTAAAATAATCAAAATCCGCCCTTAGTGCGTAATTGTATCGCTCTAGCTTGTAAAGCATATCTTTGCTTTGCAGATAGGTATAAAGCACATTTTTATAAAAATCTATATCGTTATCATACACCGCTTGTATCCATTCACTCGCGCTGTAAGCTGTGCGCTTGACATAAGGCTCATACTCATCGATAATAAACGCACAAAGCTTGGCATACCCCCTTTGCAGTCGCTGATTATGGAGGGTAAAATAATTTTTCTTAAACGCGCTGTCATGATCGAGCTTTTTAATCTGTGCTTGAGGGATATAAGGATTAGCGTTATAGCCCTTATTTCCCGCTTCTGTATAGTGTGCGCGATTTTGTATCTGCTCATCGATGCCCTCTTCTTGAGGCTCTTTTGCGTCTTTAGGGAGGAAATGCTTATAAGGGGTAAAGCTCTGCGTGGGGCAAAAGCTCTCACTCCCTGCGGCTTCGCTCATATATATATCCCCACTCGCATAGATTCTTATCCCGCTAAAAAGCTTCGCACTCTCTCCGATGTATTTTTTATGCCTAAGCATATCATTTGCCCTTGCATTAAGGCTCACGCTTAATTTTTCGCTGAGATCTAAGGCATTGATATGATTAATCTTTGTCTTATCATACATATCTTTTAGCTCTAAGATGCGTAAGGTCATATAGGCTATGAGTGAGCCATACCACGATGTGTAAGCGACAAATTTCACTACATACGCCGCCCACCCTGTAAAAGGTATCGCTTTAAGGGCTTCAGAGGCGATAAGGACTATAATTTGGATAATCGCTTGATTGAGCCAGCTCTGCCTTATTTCATCACTGACTAGATGCCATACATAGCCTGTCTCTCTCGTGGCTCTGTGCATCGCCAAACTTTCACAAAAACTCCTTAAGCCTTTCCTATGCACTTTGACATTATTCTCATCAACCCACTTTACCCACCCTATGCTGCCTTTTAAAAACTCTCTCTCTAGCTTCTTTTTGGTCGCGCTTAGAGTGTTGTTTGCTTTTGCCTCTTGATACATAAATCGCTGATCATTGCTTAGGGTGATAGTCCTTGTGCTATCATTCAAATCACACACCTTTAAGCCCTCTTGCCTTATCACCTTGAGCGCGGCTTCAAAGTATTGCTCGGTGTA
Encoded here:
- a CDS encoding helix-turn-helix domain-containing protein; protein product: MIANKNEIKGFYLTHDMSPKDTAAHFNISYRTLMHWIKTEKWERGGAIKNIHITQQAVFKDNANKVIDIAQAKIKNEIRANLGELSLDKLVENNLLETSTDEVLLKAMNLNYIQKNIALSAIIAKDSMLRMLNYQREQGDIKNEPTLILCAEKTARLFMDMQQTIYGKNTHSEEKNTNDLASLSIAELKSIIEQ